The DNA segment TATGTAATCAGCCAATGTTAAACCTACTTACTCACATTCAGTGTTtaacttaaaaaatataaatacagGAAATGGGGGCAGTATGTTACattttaacttttcatttttctttcccgCTTTATCCATaaaaaaattccacttcattttatTTGCTCTTTTTGTaactagaaattaaaaaaaaaaaaaaaaaaggcaacaGTACAGCTAAGTAAAaaaataaccaaaagaaaaacccGAAAAGTCCTCCTAATATTTTCTTTTCTCTGTGGGTGCAAGTCAAGACAACTATTAGAAAATGTTGAAGAAATTACGGAAATATATATTATTGGTACTTGATAGCATAGGCGGATGCAACGCATTGGTATCGGATTCAACTGAACCCAGTACTTTTGATACGGAGCATAAATTTatttgtaaaaattcattaatatTGTAACATATAGCaatatgaactcataactttaaaaatacaatgggttcaatgctaaaaaATTTACAAATTGAACTCATAAAACTTAAATTTTAGATTCGTGTCTTAATTGAATATTGCTCTGTAAGGGTACGGCAAAGTTCATGGTACACAACACCTACTATTATATTGACCATGATTTCacttcgtttgtttgtttgtaattttccaaataagttgtcgaTCTCATAATAAATGTGCTTAAATATCGTTTATATACGTAAATATTCAAAATATTACGTGTCGAACGGATAAAACTTCACTAATTTTTGAGCTTGCAGCTTTGTTTGGCGGCTGGACCGTTAGGGATGCCCTACACTTATCCTAATTAGgagtacaatttttttttatcttaattGTTCAATAATGTTCGATTGATAAGAGTCACAAAAACTTAACTTGATTTCACTGATAAAGATTCTAATAGTATATATTTTTAGGACTTGACAAACAAGACAAAAATAACTTCTTTTTTTCTAtagattatttttatattttaaagttcAAACACATAAAAAGTAAAGAGGATATTGTTCCTTTATCTAATATTTAATGAAATTATAGATTTGATAACCTACCTAATTTCATGCCATctagtccccccccccccccccacctatGGCTGTTCTACTACCTATATAGCTATGGGTAATTAACTGATTATAAGAACTATCCACAAGCAACATTAAATTCTTTACGTGAAGTATTAATTTTATGATGGGTAAAATTAATTACTTGGACGAAAATCTTTTGCTTTGGATTTAAGAGTTActgatattttctctttttctttcctgTAGGTTTAGCTACTAATTTAAGAAGAGTTAAGGCTTGTGTAAAGTTCAATTCTTGACAAATCATCTTGCGAAAGATAGCCATCGCTTATGTAATGTGATAAGATAATTATAAGGTTTTATTTGATGATTTATAAAACGTGGGATAGCGTTTGGAAgtagagaaaaaatattttattttatttttaaaaaagaccTAACAAATTTATTACTATACTACTACTTATTAGTAGaaagaaaatattaatttttaaCAATACTTTCCTCTTAATTTCCGGGATCCATTATTACGAGCGACAAAGTAGTGCTTTACACCCTAATGGTTTGTTAATGACTGAGCAccatttggccatagattttgtgtacatttttcaacaaaaataaaattgaaaacaGTATGTTCAAACACAATTTCAATTTCCAAAATTTGCAAGGAAATTGATATACACATGCACATACAAGGGAGATCAAAGATCAAATGGCAACAAGCAATGCAAAGTTAAACAATTATCCTTAGGAGTCTAGTTAATTCTTGTAATAGTAATAGTGATAGGAGATTCATGGTAAGTAGGGGTGTACAAAaaaaaccgacaaaccgcaccaacccaataattcgagtcaaaccgaAAAAAAAAACCTGActatggtttggtgttggaaaaaaaaacccgaccataattggtttggtttggttttaactaaagaaagtcaaaccgaaaccaaaccaacccgacattacatatgtagaaattttagatatatttaatatataaatatatttattgtgatgtaatttataaatatttcttaaaatttttcataattttatcttttaaggtattatttcaaggttgaacttagaacttttgagtgttccaataagttttatagccattaatattagtaaattaaataatgctaagaaaagcccaaaccaaaatcaagtcaatactaatgctaacaaaagacattcaattcaatactacgaacgaaaatgtattgaatatctatttttttgttttgtaataatttagataaaaatacataacctatttttattttttctttagcgtttagtcatgtaattaatactcccttattagtctacttattttaacatgacttagtacttttagattatgtttatttttattatggctttttaattagcaatatttatattacataattttattgtctttattattgaatattttaggataatgtcatgacacatctcatattttgtattatttttttggaaaatactttatatagttgtatcttactaggattaaaaaaatattttgagcacaagttatatgttttgttctacgaagattttaccggaaaaaaatcaaaaaaatccgaataacccgaaaatccgagaaaacccgagttttattggtttggtttggtctttagatttaataacccgataaAATTGGTTTGgcttggtaattgtaaaatccgaactaacccgacctatgtacacccctaatgGTCAGTATTAATCTGGTTTTGTAAAGACAGTTTTTTTGATGAAATGAAATGTTAGTtttatcaacaaaaaaaaaaagttacaccAAATCTATGTCTAAACGCTAGCTTAGGCTAAGTTGCTTGgctgaaaaagagagaaagagtaAGAGGGGTGGGCATCCTTGTGCATTTTTGAAAGTTGCTGGTGTTTTTTGAATTATAAAAACTTCAGGCGGGCTTAAAGAAAATAGTATAACAACTTGAAGGGTAAATTAACGTTTAATCCTTTACTAATGAAATTTGAGAGTATATATTATAATATCAATATGGCAGATCTGGACCAATTCAATTTCTTATATTCACTTGAACAATGATTTAATATGCAATAATTACCTCTTTCGCAAGAATTAGGAAGTCATACATCATCGATCTCCTCAAAGAAGCTTCTATAGAACTATCAATTTCccaattttttaattaataattatattCAAGTCCCCCATTTTTGATTTGACTATTCCCAATTCCCGCTTAGATCAGGTCTTCCAAACAGACTCTAATAAATAAGCTTATTCTACCTCTCTTTTTCTGTAGACACAAAAAATACAATCCAACAACCAAAAGTCAATATTCACTCCAAAAAAAACATTCATATTCTCCATACCCAAAAATTCCCATTTGTTTTTTGATTTCTAAAATGGTTAATCCATTTATTTGTGGATCTTTTCATCATCAAGATGAAGATGATATGGAAAATTTAAGCCCTTGTTCAACACCAAAAAGATCAAAAAAGAATTTGTCAAGAACAAGGTCTAGTAACAAGAATAACCCTTATTCAGACCGAGGTCTTGACAAATTTTCTGCACTTTTAGCTGATCTTGAAGACAAGAAACAGAGGATTTATTCACAAATTGGCCCTGATGATATCTCTTTCGTTCGTTTCGTCTTTTCGAATTCCAATGATGTCAAGCCCATTGTTGTTAAGTTGAAGGACAAGAAGCAGACAACAAATGATCACGACAGCAAGCAAACCACTGAAAAAATTCAATCTCAGGCGACTGACGAAACAAATGAAGGGAAAGAATTGCAAGTTGATTCCAAGAGAAGGCTAAAAAGGAgcatttcttggaaatttaagttggaaaatttgaagaaacctttgttttatttgccaatgactATAATATTGATATTGGTTTTTTTGGCTATATATGGAAGGTCATTTGCAATAATGTGTACTTCAATTGGATGGTACATAATTCCTACAATTAGAGGAGGAAACTCAAGTTCAAGCACAAAGACAAAAAggccaaaaaagaagaaggaatatGTAAGAAGATTTAGTGAGAAAACTGTTGTAAGTGAAAGGTCAACCTCTCCAACAAGTGTTATGAATGGACCAAGTGACAAATTACCACCAACTGGTAAACATTGCCGTAGGACAAGCTGGTCATATTAAGTTTTCTTGATTTTGTAAATTCTCTCTTCTTTATTGTTCTGAATATGATcagactttttcttttcttttctctttttgagcTTATGCATTGTAAATTCTTCTGTTGATTTTGTACATGTTTGAGTTAGACTAGAAATTAGTCACTCTTTGGCATGTTCCTTTAGATTAGGACTATGTTTTCGTTACCAAGTTATGCTGGTTCATCCGACTTGATATTATATGTACTGTTTTTTAGTTTCTCACTTAGGCCGATTCTTGATCTCTCTCATTGACAAATTACAAGTTAGATGTCTTAGCAACTGCTTCCTCTCGAAGAAAAAGGCTTTCCATTCTTCATAATAACATTAATATTCGAGCCAGCTTGCGTGCACTTCAATTATTTCTGAATTTTGTCTCTGTTGTAATTTTAATCCTTGTCTGTCATTGTTTCTACTCACTTTATTGATCACTAGGCGATATCCTTAGGTGAAATAAAGAATGTTTTTGATGAGAATAGaatatttatttcatttttagtCGGAATTTTTTGCACAAATATAATTTAGCTAAAATTTGATTCAATTGTAGTTTCTTGCTCGATTTTCATGATCTCAAGATATGATAAACTTGTAACTAGAACAGCCTTTACGCGGAAAGGATTAATAGCTCTTGTTGCGCAACATTTAACTCATATAGAAGTTGACATAATACTTATATATTTATGTAATCATGATAAATATAAAGCACCTACTTTTATTTCATATAAACACAAGTCTTATCAAAGTGATCTGCATCTGGTCTTAATAACGAAAATATTACAAATTCTTTAAACAGTGTCCTTGCCATTGAGTGTGGTTTTGAGGAAAATATCCAATTGAGATCGGGCAGTATGGGCAAAATCACATCATTGTTAGTTGTAGTAACACTGCTCCCTTCCCTTCGGtctactttaattgatttttttgattgtttttaTCACGCGTAATAGAAAATTCACCTTTTACCAttaattgaccatattaactttAATTTGTTTATTGGAAATATAACAAATACTTCTAAGCTCTTTACTCCAAGggtaactttgaaaaaaaaaaagttaattcaTTCTTGATATCTGAAAAAATCACATATTATGAACCAcaaaaaaaaggccaaaaaatcaattaaagtgaaCCGGAGAAAGTACTCATTAATAAATTTCATAAAAAACGATGTCATTTACCTGCTTCCTCCTTGACTTTGTTTTTACTCAGAGATTCAAAGATAGTTATCCAGATAACGTTGTTcttatttgttgatgatttttctcccTATAGGGTATATATATTCAAAAGTAAGCAGCAGTTGGGTCAATACGTTTtcctagttatatatatatatatggtacttTATTCTACGATATATACGATTTATCTATATAAATATCATCATTTACATCCAGAAAATTGTATGCTTGGGAAGAAGCTCGGTCGCATGGACCTCATATAGGGTTTCTGCCCACATCATAGTTTTCTTTGAAAACCTTACAGAAATTTTTCGAGAAAGTTTCATATATATTTATTTGTAACTTTCATGATATACTTAAGTTTTAAAATTATATCAAATATCCCCAAACTATTAATTCTATACCTCTAAATCTTTTGACATATTCTGAAATATACACAATATCTTAATTTGAAAAAAGTCCAAATCAAAAATACCATAATATTCAAACTCAAACATATTACAATATTTTAATTTCAAATACAATATGCAAACTAATCATACCACAATGTTATAATTTGTAATACATTATCCAAACTAAATATACCATATTATTCTAATAAAGAATTCAATATTCAAATTAAATATACCATAATATTTTAATTTGAAATACAATATTCAAATCACACATTGTATAATTTTTTAATTTGGAATATAGTATTTAAACCAAATATATTACAATATTCTAAATTTATTATGGTATACCTACTTTATAAATTTATTTTAGACAATATTCTATTTTGGAATACACTGGATGTGCAAGATCAGATAAATTTATAAAGTAAGTATACAtggtaaaataaatatatataaagtaGGTATACAAGGTAAAATAAATATGGTAGTAACTGGTATTTTCAATGGGCATATCCCATTCGGtatggggcatttgcatctatacccgttttttggatcacgttttaacttgtgcccgctttgcaaaaaaaattgcaaatgtacccactttttcgcgtaacttcagcatacggggctgaagtagcaaagggaatcatgcaaaacttcagcattctagtagacgggactgaagtagcaagtgtgttgaagtttttatttgtaattgctgaacttaagcatagtagctgaagttttgttctctatttgctgcagtttttgtttgtaattgctgaagtttttgtttttgtaactggcgaaagctgaagtttttgttttgtaactagcgaacttcagctaaatttttatttttgtaactggcgaacttcagctttagagctgaagtttttattttgtaactggcaaacttcagctctagagctgaagtttttgttttgtaactggcgaagtttttgtttgtaattggcaaacttcagctctagagtctTCTTCCCTTCATAATGATACTGTCACGAAAACGTGAAAATAGTTGCTTTACTTTCACATAAAGCATTCAATAGCAAGGATCCCTCATCTTATAACTCTTTAATCGGACCAATTATTTAGATGATTAGTTCAACAACTAAACCATCCAAAGGAACTGTTAATCGATATTTGATAAAGCAAGAAACTTTTTAGCAATTTACATAAACCAATATGTTGCTGCTAATGCCATGCATTATCAAATAGGATCTGTAGTTTCGTCATTTAACGGATCATCTATTGCCACAATTCAATCAAGCAACAAGACTTCGATATTCTTCGGAGAGGCATTTATGATGCGAAATTACACTGTATATtcctattttttttcttatttatttcttttgcaCTGACAGAAATACAATTTGTATGCGACTTCAGAAAGAGGTTGAgggcggatataactttgaggaAGAGAAGGAAGAGGAGAAagagggctgaagttgtttaaaaagtgagtacaagttaaaactttttaagaaaatgggtataggttaaatgggggcgaccaaataggacgccccgtgcaatttttacattcGGTATGCATCCGCTCGCCCAAATATTTTGGGTTCAGCCTTGTAGAGCTCAGTAAAGGGGAAAACCTCCTATAAGGAATTTCGCCATTCTCCAAAATTGAACCTAAACCTCCGATTAAGGGTGAGAGATCTCATCCATCCCTTCTTCGTGATTCGTTAGTCAAGCCTAAAAAGAAGAACAGTCCAGACTTCATAGAGCTAGATAGAAGTGCGAAAAGAACATTCTGTACCATCTTCGTTACAAGTATTATTATTGCACCATGAGTATGAGAATTATATCACTTTCTAGCGGAGAGTAACtacatgaaaaattaacaaaaccaATGGATAAACGCAAATGTATTGTTTTAGGCAATGTAATATTTTAACAAGATAACAGAGCGTGCATCTGATTTAGGCAATGTATATACTATCCGATGTATATAGTATTTTAATTTCTTTGATCGTCACACACTCTGATTATTGGTATTTGGTATATACGGAATATCTTAGCTTTTGATGTAAGCGGCCACCAGACTTGATTTTCATTTTCACTAATAAATCCGCAATTACTGTTTATAATCCTTTCTGGATATATATCATTTTGGTGCTTAATTGCCGTCCACATCTTAAGGTTTTCATTAGCTTGGCAGCCTAAATTTCGGTTCAAAGTTTACATCACGTTTCTTTTCTTTATATAGTGCCAATATTGAGAGCGGCTGTACAGTTTCATTTTTCTAAAAGTAGGGATTTTTCACCTTTAGCCCTTTAAATTTTATGTAGATGCTTTTCTTTATATAGTGCCAAAGATATTTGTACAGTTGCATTTCTTCCTCGCACGTCTTTGTAGTGCACTTACTATTAGTGTTTCAATCAAAGTCGATTGGTTGATGAGTTAGAAAGAGAACAAAGGAGATATATTAATGAAGTGAAAAGGACTAATGATTATGAAGTATACTTCGTTTCCATTCTGAGAATATTGGCATATTTTGCTTCGTGGAGGAACTAAGCATGCGAAATGCTGAATGGAAAAAAGATTGGGTGTATATTTGAGGAACATATCAAACTAAAATTGGGCAGTATTGACAAAAATCACATCATTATTAGCTCACTGTAGTAACCACTAGTAATTAATAAATTTCATAAAAACGATGTCATTTACCTGCTTCCTCCTTGACTTTGTTTTTATTCAGAGATTCAAAGATAATTATCCACATAAATTCGTTCTTATTTCTTTGTGATTTTTCTCCTTATAGGGTatataattcagtaaaataagcAGCAGTTGGGTCTCCTAATTTCCAATAGACTAATCCTGGTGCGTTGCACATTTACAACACCTTTCCATCCCTTTCATTTGCATAAGCGCAATAATCCATCGCCTGGACCTCATATAGGATTTCTGTCCACATCATAGTTTTCTTTGAAAACCTTATAGAATTTTTTCTCCTTAACCTTTAGGTATGAATGCATCCGCTGGCCCTAACTATTTCGGGTTCGTGCCGCGTAGAGCCCAGAAACGGGGAAACCTCCTATCAGAAATCTCTTCATTCTCTAGAATTGAACCCAAACCTCCGGTTAAAGGTAGACAGATCTCATCTGATTTGTTATTCAAGCCTATAGAGAAGAAAGTCCAGGCTTCATAGAGATATAAGTGCGAAAAAGAACATGAGTATGAAAATTACATCCCAATATCACTTTCTAGTGAACAGtaactacatgaaaaaaataATAGAACGAATGGATATTGTAATATTAAATCGAAGACCTTTGACAAGATAACAGAGCGTAAAATCTTTCTGATTGGCCAAGTCTCTCATATGATTATCAGACCTTGACCCGTGAAGTGTGACCCATGTAAATAGTATTTTAATTTCTGCGATCGTCACAAACTTTCTGAATTTCAACAACAGATGATTGCTATTTGGTATATACGGAATATCTCAGCTTTTGATGTAAGCGGCCACCAGACTTGATTTTCAATTTCACTAATTAATCGCATTACTGTTGATAATCCTATTTGGGTCCCCTTTTTGGTGTTTAATTGTTGTCCACATTTTGCTGTCTTATTAGCTTGGCGGCCTAAACTTCGGTTCGAGGTTCACATCACGTTTCTTTTCATTATATAAAGGAGGTGTATTAATGAAGTGAAAACAAAGGAGATATGTTAATGAAGTGAAACGGACTAAATGATTATGAAATTTACTTCGTTTCCATTCTGAGAATAATGACATATTTTGCTTCGTGGAGGAACTAAGCATGCTTTAGAATGTGGAAAGATCAGTTTGCTAAACCAAAGCACACAATGATCCTGcaaaaaaacaaattaaataatgtagatgggctttctcacatgttaattttttttaaagcatAGCCGGTTTAAACAATAGGTAACTGGGTAGCTAATTAGGGGTTGGTTTGAGTAGCGTGACTGCATAAACAAAATGGATCACAACAATTATATTAAAGGAGCTAGGAATTTCCAATCAGAAGTGTTGGTTAGATGTGTTAGGTTGGGGAAGGGCTACACCAGAAATTTTGAACATTCGCAATTGCAGGCAACATCAAAGAAAGGCAGGCTGTGGGTAGCCTTAAGCCTCAACTTTATTCTTTAGATTAAAACCCCCCTAACCTCCCAaccccaaaaaaagaaaaatggccAAATGAGTTTGGCAGTTTATGATGATAAAGTGTACGTATTTATTAGCCGGATACAATTAGTTCTGAGATATAGTATGATTGTGATAAACATTGCATTTCACTAGCAGCTTTGTAACGTGTTAATACCAGACGTATACCGAAAGCAAGTGAGAATCGCCCAATCAACTTAGCCAATTGTGATAAACTATCTAACTAGTCAATCAGCTAGACTTGTAAACACTTGGTAAATATTGTTGTCAACAACATTCGAAACTGAAAACGATATGCAAAAGCGTTGCCATTACTCCACAACTTTGGAAACAACATAAAGAATGTTGTGTTCTTATCTTAGCCTTTAGGGAACAGTAAGTACGATACCGAATTAGACCAGAACAAGAAGCAAATAAAGATGCTCTGTAAAGGGCCAGCATTAAATTGACCTTCTCATTTAACATAATGCAGAAAGATAATAAGAGCAGCAACAGCAGGCAGAAGTTGAATAAAATGCACAATGACAGAAACGTTAAGTTTGCCGAAGGAATCGGGTCAAGACTTGACTTCAAGCTGCGTAACAAAATCCATTGATAAGAACATTGGAACTCGAGCTTCCAAGTCAAGTCGCTTAACTGAAGAGCAGCCATTTTCAGGACCCTTTCAGTGACACTAAGTTTGTGAAGCACAACGCCTAGTACTCTCGAAATATACAGAATTGGAGCAAGTTtacaaaataattttttagaaCTAACTTCTATCAAGTTTTACTCTACAACTTTTAAATTAGCAATCCAATCAgaaaaaagaaattcaaaatcTACCACATTGATTTACTAAACAGATTGCTAATTTTAGTAAAACTTGATAGATGTTAATTTTAAAAAGTTCTTTTGTGAACTTACTATAATTCTATatatttcttttagagtcaattCCCTAAATGGTCATCTATGTTATGGAAATTACTCAAGAAAgtcacttttatttttattaggaCAATACGATCATTCATATTTGCCTATAATCTCAAAAGGTCACTACTCACACTCTCCCACTAGAATTAtttgtcatgtcatttaaaataCCTATTTATACAAGAATAacccatttttggattttttaggaTAATAAAATCACTCATGTGCATCCTTTTATTAGTGGTGATCTCTACTACTCTAGTCTTGTAGTAATTTTATTCTTTAATTGTGACAATTTTTAAGGATCGTCATAAATAATTTTCAATCACAGTACTTGTTTCATAGATTTTAAGGTTCATCACAAAAGTCTTCTGTGATATCTTTTCGTTGGTTCTGGTGATTGACAGTCCTATTTCTTGTTAGTGCTTTGAGGCAATTTTTTTAACGATATTTGGTATTcattctaaaatataaaaaaaaattagaatcTTATCAACATATTGTCATTCTAACCCAACCAAACtagtttttattctttttaactTGATATTTTATTTCGTCAGGCTAAATATTTGAAAGTTGGAGCAGCTCTTTGTCTATTAGAGGTCAAGCTTCAAATTATGTATCACAGGAATTCGATTAATGGTTTGCCCCAACTATCAAAACCTCCCGCGCCTTACTGCCCATTATCATAATAAACTTTTGAAAAGTGATCCTTGAAAAGCAGTCATTTAACATATATTTTGGATCTTTGATCAAATTGTTTAGGTTAGAGAATAGGTTATTCTTGTATAAATAGGTATTGTAAATGACATGGCAAATGATTCTAGTGAGTGAGTATTGACCTTTTGATATATATAGGCAAACATGAGTGATTTTATTGTCCTACAAAATATAAAAGTGACTTTCTTGAGTAATTTCCATAACATGGATGACCATCTAGGGAATTGACTCATTTCTTTTTACTACAGAACTCTAGAAAAAAAGATCTTAACCCGACCAAATTCCTTCTAACATGTATCCTTGGTGGAAAGGTCAGCTAAACAAGTGGTGTGAACTGGAGTTTCCAAAACATAGTGTACTAATAAAAATTAACAGTCTCTCACCAGCACCTATAAAGAAGACATATGGCTGGCTATACACTTGGCGACTTCTTGTTGAGCAGACAATAAGAAAATTAGCTGAACCTATCCTCTAATAATGTTGTTCAATAAGCATAGTCGGCCATCGGACTAAAGTGTTGCAATTGAGCAGTGAAGATAAGGTTAAAATGCCTCCTATGCCCATGGAGCCTATAATAAACGATTAATATGTTACTCAATTAGCTTCTACTCAACCtcacttatagcctgtttggccaaacttctccaaacccttcaaaaaaagtgcttttatttcaaagttgaagtgtttggccaaatttttagaaaggaaaaaaaaatgcttttgagaagcagaagcagttttggagaaacagaaaaaagtagtttctccccaaaagcatttttgagaaaaatacacttagaagcacttttcaaaagtttggccaaacactaatttgCTGCTCAGAAATGCTATTCAAATAATtaaccaaacacaaactgctcCTCACCAAAAGTATTTATGAACAAACCACTTTTGAGAAAAAAACACTCCTTAAAATACGCTGATTTTAGAAggttggccaaacgggctattagaAAGTATTATGATATATGCAACTCCAAGAGTGAACATACTCTTAGTTCTTTTCACAGAATCACAATGGTAAGACTACTGCCAAATGGAGTTGGATCTTGAGCTTTCTAGAGTTGGCAAGACTACAGACTCAAAGTTTGTTATTCCTTTCTAGATCTTTCTGCTCTAGCATGTAGCGTCCCTGTCTCTTAGATTGACACAATGGAATTAGTCTCTATTTTTAGTgtgtgattttttctttaccaGCTTCCATACATTAGCAACTCCTACCTTCTATTTTAATTTTCAACAGCGTCCGATAAATTATTTTAGTGTATCCACTTTCATTGAGCAAAAATTTTCCCTTATTATATAAGTTCATTCATTTCTCctgctct comes from the Nicotiana sylvestris chromosome 4, ASM39365v2, whole genome shotgun sequence genome and includes:
- the LOC104242651 gene encoding uncharacterized protein, whose amino-acid sequence is MVNPFICGSFHHQDEDDMENLSPCSTPKRSKKNLSRTRSSNKNNPYSDRGLDKFSALLADLEDKKQRIYSQIGPDDISFVRFVFSNSNDVKPIVVKLKDKKQTTNDHDSKQTTEKIQSQATDETNEGKELQVDSKRRLKRSISWKFKLENLKKPLFYLPMTIILILVFLAIYGRSFAIMCTSIGWYIIPTIRGGNSSSSTKTKRPKKKKEYVRRFSEKTVVSERSTSPTSVMNGPSDKLPPTGKHCRRTSWSY